One part of the Methylobacterium mesophilicum SR1.6/6 genome encodes these proteins:
- a CDS encoding efflux RND transporter periplasmic adaptor subunit: MRPESDVHAFDAHVAAERAHRHAVEIDPLRQDGVGETLAHADLPPPRKRPFLVAALALGSALGLGGWHHWQTYQASLVTQAETADFVPTVRTLSATEDDRPMTLTLPGQTEAFDHADIFARATGYIAERRVDIGSRVKKGDLLVRIAAPDLDQQARQAEAQLGQFQAQLAVARADVEQAKANVTLANATDARTSTLAGQGWASKQNADQTRAGMLTATAALTAADAKVQVAEANITAQQAKVDRLRTLTTFENVVAPFDGVVTARMVDVGDLVHADTGGGTPLFSIDSTDILRVSVQVPQSAAVGIHDGVQARVRVAQMPDRAFDGTVSRSSVALRSSVRTLDTEVDVKNPDGVLRPGLYVAVTFAVPRTHPRVTVPSEALIFDATGTRVAVVQPDDTVQLRSITIARDLGTRLELRSGLKSGETVVLNPPATLQDGARVVSKGGSASEAPIAKLSEQASAE; this comes from the coding sequence ATGCGCCCAGAGTCCGACGTCCACGCGTTCGACGCCCACGTGGCCGCCGAGCGTGCGCATCGCCACGCCGTCGAGATCGATCCCCTGCGGCAGGACGGGGTCGGGGAGACGCTGGCGCATGCCGATCTGCCGCCCCCGCGCAAGCGGCCCTTCCTGGTGGCTGCCCTGGCGCTCGGAAGCGCCCTCGGCCTCGGCGGCTGGCACCACTGGCAAACCTACCAGGCCTCGCTGGTCACGCAGGCCGAGACGGCCGACTTCGTCCCGACGGTGCGAACCCTGTCGGCCACCGAAGACGATCGGCCGATGACGCTGACCCTGCCCGGCCAGACCGAGGCGTTCGACCATGCCGACATCTTCGCCCGCGCCACCGGCTACATCGCCGAGCGCCGGGTGGATATCGGCTCGCGGGTGAAAAAGGGCGATCTGCTCGTGCGCATCGCCGCCCCCGACCTCGACCAGCAGGCACGCCAGGCCGAGGCCCAGCTCGGCCAGTTCCAGGCCCAGCTCGCCGTCGCCCGCGCGGATGTCGAGCAGGCCAAAGCCAACGTCACGCTGGCCAACGCCACCGATGCCCGGACCTCGACGCTGGCCGGCCAGGGCTGGGCGTCGAAGCAGAACGCCGATCAGACCCGCGCCGGCATGCTGACGGCCACCGCGGCCCTGACCGCCGCCGACGCCAAGGTGCAGGTCGCCGAGGCGAACATCACGGCACAGCAGGCCAAAGTCGACCGGCTGCGGACGCTGACCACGTTCGAGAATGTGGTCGCGCCCTTCGACGGTGTCGTGACCGCCCGCATGGTCGATGTCGGCGACCTCGTCCACGCCGATACCGGCGGAGGGACGCCGCTCTTCTCCATCGACAGCACGGATATCCTGCGCGTCTCGGTCCAGGTGCCGCAATCGGCGGCAGTGGGCATCCACGACGGCGTCCAGGCGCGGGTGCGCGTCGCGCAGATGCCGGATCGCGCGTTCGACGGGACGGTCTCGCGCAGTTCGGTCGCCCTGCGCTCCTCCGTCCGGACCCTCGACACCGAGGTCGACGTGAAGAACCCCGACGGGGTCCTGCGTCCTGGTCTCTACGTCGCCGTGACCTTCGCGGTGCCGCGCACGCATCCCCGCGTGACCGTGCCGTCCGAGGCGCTGATCTTCGATGCGACGGGTACGCGCGTCGCGGTCGTTCAGCCCGACGACACCGTGCAGCTCCGCTCGATCACAATCGCGCGCGATCTCGGCACCCGGCTGGAGCTGCGCTCGGGGCTGAAGAGCGGCGAAACGGTCGTCCTCAACCCACCGGCGACCCTGCAGGACGGCGCCCGGGTCGTTTCGAAGGGCGGTTCCGCCTCTGAGGCGCCAATCGCCAAGCTCTCCGAGCAGGCCAGTGCGGAGTGA
- a CDS encoding sensor histidine kinase — MRLLEVRRTSGFRVASLFFATFGGASLALCGFLYVDTRSYGRKAAFEWVEWESKHLLNLPPRALRERIDASEDFAEGGRPLVLFGPDHARRAGAPIPYPATAPVGHPFVLTQQTDHGARTLFSQLTLLPSGEYVLVSRSAKDLQSLENALVETFSWGMAATIVIGLIGAVIFGVGSLRQNEAITSAVVRIMRGDLSERLPTRGVSADLAHLTRVVNDMLDQLERLMLEIKGVNENIAHDLRTPLTRVVGTLERSLRKADSVEAFRACNEDALAEVKSIVIRFSALLRISEMEDRLRRSGFTQVDLGRLLEDAVEYYEPLAAERGIQLRWKRPDGAADVEGDRSLIFEAVSNLIDNALKFTPSRGWVEVALLQNPTAIRVTDNGCGIPAEELTAVRARYRRGASRTDKSGFGIGLSLVDSIARLHSAVFDIASDGTGCRVTLLWPHQDRGSVLLGAAPVEAG; from the coding sequence GTGCGCCTTCTTGAGGTTCGCCGCACCAGCGGCTTCCGGGTCGCCAGCCTGTTCTTCGCGACCTTCGGAGGCGCATCGCTCGCCCTGTGCGGCTTCCTGTACGTCGACACGCGCAGCTACGGCCGCAAGGCCGCCTTCGAGTGGGTGGAGTGGGAGTCGAAGCATCTCTTGAACCTGCCGCCCCGGGCCCTGCGCGAGCGTATCGACGCATCGGAGGATTTCGCGGAAGGCGGGCGCCCGCTTGTGCTCTTCGGACCGGATCATGCGCGCCGCGCCGGCGCCCCGATCCCCTATCCGGCGACGGCACCAGTCGGGCACCCCTTCGTCCTGACGCAGCAGACGGACCACGGGGCACGCACGCTGTTCAGCCAGCTCACGCTGCTGCCGAGCGGCGAGTACGTCCTCGTCAGCCGCTCAGCCAAGGATCTCCAGTCGCTGGAGAACGCCCTGGTCGAGACCTTCTCCTGGGGTATGGCGGCCACGATCGTCATCGGCCTGATCGGCGCCGTGATCTTCGGCGTCGGATCGCTTCGTCAGAACGAGGCAATCACCTCCGCGGTGGTCCGCATCATGCGCGGCGACCTGAGCGAACGGCTGCCGACGCGTGGCGTCTCGGCCGATCTCGCTCACCTCACCCGCGTGGTGAACGACATGCTCGACCAGCTTGAGCGGTTGATGCTGGAGATCAAGGGCGTGAACGAGAACATCGCCCATGACCTGCGGACGCCGCTCACCCGGGTCGTCGGGACGCTGGAACGGTCCCTGCGCAAGGCCGACAGCGTCGAGGCGTTCCGCGCCTGCAACGAGGACGCGCTCGCGGAAGTCAAGTCGATCGTCATCCGGTTCTCAGCGTTGCTGCGCATCTCCGAGATGGAGGATCGGTTGCGCCGATCCGGGTTTACGCAGGTCGACTTGGGCCGGTTGCTCGAGGATGCCGTGGAGTATTACGAGCCGCTGGCGGCCGAACGGGGCATCCAGCTCCGGTGGAAGCGGCCAGACGGTGCCGCCGACGTGGAGGGTGACCGCAGCCTGATCTTCGAGGCCGTGAGCAACCTGATCGACAACGCCCTGAAGTTTACCCCATCGAGAGGCTGGGTCGAAGTCGCGCTCCTGCAGAACCCTACGGCTATCCGCGTCACGGACAACGGCTGCGGCATCCCGGCCGAGGAGCTGACCGCCGTCCGAGCTCGCTACCGCCGCGGCGCGTCCCGAACCGACAAGAGCGGGTTCGGCATCGGACTGAGCTTGGTCGATTCGATCGCGCGGCTGCACAGCGCGGTGTTTGACATCGCCAGCGACGGGACCGGCTGCCGGGTCACCCTGCTGTGGCCTCATCAGGACCGCGGGTCCGTTCTTCTCGGCGCCGCCCCGGTCGAAGCCGGCTGA
- a CDS encoding response regulator transcription factor yields the protein MPSVLVVEDDRRVAAEIGSALAEYGFQVDEAPSGTTGLRKAMEGNFDVIVLDRMLPEIDGLSLLTRLRAAKVSTPVLILSALSAVNERVDGLRAGGDDYLAKPFEFIELTARVDALARRKMAAEAVNELVVGDLRLDLIERVLHCAGRPVELLPKEFAIIEFLMQNAGVLVSRKMIFESVWGYSFNHQSSVIDVHIGKIRKKLDPDGMNPRIHTVRNTGFILRAPS from the coding sequence ATGCCCAGTGTATTGGTCGTCGAGGATGATCGCCGCGTCGCCGCCGAGATCGGTTCGGCGCTCGCGGAATACGGCTTCCAGGTCGATGAGGCGCCGAGCGGGACGACCGGCCTCCGCAAGGCGATGGAAGGCAACTTCGACGTGATCGTGCTGGATCGCATGCTGCCCGAGATCGACGGCCTGTCGCTGCTCACCAGGCTGCGTGCCGCGAAGGTCTCGACGCCCGTTCTGATCCTCAGCGCGCTCTCGGCCGTCAACGAGCGCGTCGACGGCCTGCGCGCGGGCGGCGACGACTACCTCGCCAAGCCGTTCGAGTTCATCGAGCTGACCGCCCGCGTTGACGCGCTGGCCCGGCGCAAGATGGCCGCCGAGGCGGTCAACGAGCTCGTGGTCGGCGACCTGCGCCTCGACCTGATCGAGCGCGTGCTTCACTGCGCCGGGCGACCGGTCGAGCTGCTGCCCAAGGAGTTCGCGATCATCGAGTTCCTGATGCAGAATGCCGGCGTGCTGGTGAGCCGCAAGATGATCTTCGAGTCGGTCTGGGGCTACAGCTTCAATCACCAGTCGAGCGTCATCGACGTGCACATCGGCAAGATCCGCAAGAAGCTCGATCCCGACGGGATGAACCCCCGGATCCACACGGTCCGCAACACGGGCTTCATCCTCCGTGCGCCTTCTTGA